A single region of the Larus michahellis chromosome W, bLarMic1.1, whole genome shotgun sequence genome encodes:
- the LOC141735543 gene encoding adenosine 5'-monophosphoramidase HINT1-like: MLFLAMPKEAIMRLCEAEDPGECLLGHLMIVGKQRAAHLGLTDGFRMVADEGPEGGQPVCHVHLRILGGRRLGWPPG, encoded by the exons atgcttttcctagccatgcctaaggaggcaattatgaggttatgcgaagcagaagatcctggtgaatgt cttcttgggcatttaatgattgttggcaagcagcgtgctgctcacctgggcctgaccgatggattccggatggttgcggatgaagggcccgagggtgggcagcctgtctgtcacgtacatctacgtattctgggtggccgtcggttgggctggccgcctggctga